A part of Dreissena polymorpha isolate Duluth1 chromosome 13, UMN_Dpol_1.0, whole genome shotgun sequence genomic DNA contains:
- the LOC127854585 gene encoding uncharacterized protein LOC127854585, whose translation MASIMESSINRGCDFVFDFSCVTCQENDRNKEADFYCDKCSKLYCNKCVKHHNYLFKKHALLGKENISLWPETDVVELEQCQEHRKEKLTIFCEDHSQILCHVCHVHNHQKCSHVVLIADKVKVLHKEGDFKELLARFDAQHQQLIHKQRDLDENMKSLEKSYETFLEEINALRKTINDSLDQLEKNTKKELDTFLVNSRTSVRNDIKNCTKSIKNIACLKDDWLRTKDKSEALSFIMYKKCRDHSLKVEAVLQEMRTQDERTLTFNPDTTIQQTLSALTGLGRIFSTVKQVKPAKGSTQSTVTRHNNSKASSHSDPDSDQTTPGFNINKSNKTSSLSRPYSPGNQKSDPTKSGQVSDPVSSSSHQLVQGYHSGAVSKTDQILRVKNGKNYSVKISKDVCPSIITGICCTATGELIIIDSNNCKMKLLDQTYKVVAHCDFPTRPWSMCSIDSSLVAVTVDSNEVHFIRVSNGLLIKDRILKFQHYCLGIAHQHGNLYITDCSALYHYTLDGRLVSKMYKDTSHPWTVSPDGDRIYVTNSYSRQLVTLSRDGTVISTLTVPDLSSPVGVLPGLHVTDSGQVLMCGYYTDTIYQLDRDGRQILAEVVTKNNGVINPISVYYSKNTETIIVGTYYNDNIIVFKAQ comes from the exons ATGGCTTCCATTATGGAGAGTTCAATTAATAGAGGATGTGACTTTGTATTTGACTTTTCTTGTGTCACCTGTCAGGAAAATGACAGGAACAAAGAAGCTGATTTTTACTGtgataaatgttctaaattgtaCTGTAACAAATGTGTCAAGCATCATAACTATCTGTTCAAGAAGCATGCACTTTTGGGCAAAGAAAACATCAGCCTATGGCCTGAGACTGATGTGGTTGAACTGGAGCAATGTCAGGAGCACCGGAAAGAAAAACTGACAATATTCTGTGAGGACCACAGTCAGATATTATGTCATGTCTGCCATGTCCACAATCATCA gaAATGCAGTCATGTGGTACTAATAGCTGACAAAGTGAAAGTCCTCCATAAGGAAGGAGACTTCAAGGAGTTGTTAGCAAGGTTTGATGCACAGCACCAGCAGTTGATACATAAGCAACGAGACCTTGATGAAAATATGAAGTCTCTTGAGAAATCTTACGAAACATTTCTGGAAGAAATCAATGCTTTACGAAAGACAATTAATGATTCTTTAGATCAACTGGAGAAGAATACAAAGAAAGAATTGGACACATTTTTAGTCAATTCGAGGACATCTGTTCGAAATGACATCAAAAACTGCACGAAGTCCATCAAAAATATAGCATGCTTAAAAGATGATTGGCTGAGAACAAAAGACAAAAGTGAAGCACTGAGTTTCATCATGTATAAAAAATGCCGCGATCATTCCCTCAAGGTAGAAGCAGTTTTACAAGAAATGAGAACACAAGATGAAAGAACCCTTACATTTAATCCTGATACGACCATCCAACAAACCTTGTCTGCTCTAACGGGATTGGGCCGAATATTCAGCACAGTGAAACAAGTAAAACCAGCTAAAGGGTCAACACAGAGCACAGTTACCCGACATAATAATTCTAAAGCATCCAGCCATTCTGACCCTGACTCTGACCAAACAACTCCAGGATTCAACATAAACAAGTCCAATAAAACATCGAGTTTATCTAGACCGTACAGCCCTGGAAACCAAAAAAGTGATCCCACCAAGTCAGGCCAGGTTTCTGATCCAGTATCAAGTTCATCACACCAGCTGGTCCAGGGATATCACTCAGGAGCAGTAAGCAAGACTGATCAAATTTTAAGAGTGAAGAATGGAAAGAATTACAGTGTGAAAATCTCGAAAGATGTTTGCCCATCCATTATAACTGGTATCTGTTGCACAGCTACTGGAGAACTTATCATCATAGATAGCAACAACTGTAAAATGAAGCTCCTGGATCAGACCTACAAGGTGGTGGCCCACTGTGACTTTCCTACTAGACCATGGTCCATGTGCAGCATTGATTCCAGTCTGGTGGCTGTTACTGTGGATAGCAATGAGGTCCACTTCATCAGAGTGTCCAATGGTCTGTTGATAAAGGACAGGATACTGAAGTTCCAACATTATTGCTTGGGTATTGCCCATCAGCATGGTAACCTGTACATTACAGATTGTAGTGCTCTGTATCACTATACTCTGGATGGAAGACTGGTGAGCAAGATGTATAAGGATACATCACATCCATGGACag TGAGTCCAGATGGTGACAGGATATATGTGACCAACAGTTACAGTCGACAGCTGGTCACCCTGTCCAGGGATGGCACAGTGATCTCCACCCTGACTGTACCTGACCTGAGCTCCCCTGTAGGAGTACTACCTGGCCTACATGTGACAGATTCAGGACAAGTTCTGATGTGTGGATACTATACAGACACAATCTACCAGCTTGACAGAGATGGAAGACAGATACTGGCAGAGGTGGTCACAAAGAATAATGGTGTGATTAACCCTATATCTGTCTACTACAGTAAGAACACAGAAACAATCATTGTAGGAACGTATTATAATGATAACATCATAGTCTTTAAGGCCCAATGA